TATCTTAAAATTAAAATGTGGTACAAACAATCAGAGTACTTGCAATTATGAAATCCTAGACCAAAAGATGAATTCCCTTCCTTTTTACTCATCTTATACCCCCAACAAATTAAACTTTCCGAATCTAACTAGAAACATAAATTTAAGGTTGCGTAGTTTTCTAGTACATGAAACGCGGTGAGATCAATTCAGGTTACAGAGTTTTCTAATAAGTGACAACTTTTGCATTAAGTCTGCCTAAGGATGCTACGAAGTTTAGTTTGACATTCTATCAAAAAACAAAACAGAGCTGAATTTTATCTGAATCTGTTATACTGAGTTGCTGACAAGTGACAATGCAGCATAAACGGGTATATAGTTACtggtttaattgttcaatataTTTGGCCTGTTTTATTGTACTAGTTAGATAGGGAGCTCAGTTTTAGAGCTGAATGGGGGTACGTACATTTCGGACAGGCATTGTGTACTAAAGCTCGAATATACTGAAGTAACTGCATGGTCCTCAGTACTAGGTTGACAATGGACATATGCCAAAATTTTGGTCTATAGCTCACTGTAATTAATGATGTTGCTAATTCTGGTAATGCCGACAACTCGATATGCATATTTGCACTACTCTTGACTGTTATAAAGTCTGCGTCCCTAACTAGTAACTAGACCCCTGCCTGACGAACATAGATTAGTATTACTCTAGTAGTTGAGTTGTTGATTGGCTTATTCTAATTAGAGTACGTCCTTGTATAGGTTTTTTTGCAGTACATActccatgatttcaaaactctaGCAGAATCAAGTATGTTTGCAGACTTACAATATCAGCTCTACTAAAACTAGCAGAATCAAGTACGTCTGCGTACAGTTTCTGTTTTAccccaaaattttaaaaaaatacaaagaaGCTAGCTAGCATCATATTTCAAACTTTTGCAATGGCAAGTCGACCTCTATTTATATATACTTTATCAATCTTTTTAATCTACTGATGCGCAGAACATAATCTACACTATTACGAAATAACAAACAGGGGAGTAATTCAATTTACTAGTATTGCTTCACAACATAACGAAATCTAATACTACAAAGTATTAAAGGAAATTGTAACCAATGTATACAAAATAATACTAATACTCCGTATAGGATTAAAAAAAAGGCACCATACtcattaattttaaacatgAAAGTTTGACAACAAGCAAAACCCTAATGAgtaaactaattaattacaaaatttAAGGGATGTGCATCAACAATCGACTAACTTAATTGGTAAGCTAGGGTAACAAACAATTAATTACTACCACCATGGGCTAGTCTCCATAATAGTCCCAAACAATTTAAAACAACTACCATCCTGCAACTTGATTGGACGTTTAGGACCTAGTATTACAAAATTCAGACGCTTTTCAGACCGAAACGACACAATTCGAATGGTATCCCCTGCCTTGAGATCCTTATCCATCTTCAGTTTCTTCCACTCATTCTTCAAAACATACTTCCAATTGGAATTGTTGTTACCGTAATTCCATCGACTCAGACACATGTTGTACACACTAGACTCCATGATTACCTTGACATCGATCTTGTTGTTTTTGTTGACATCAATTTTAGTAGCAAGAAAGGTTTCCTCATCAGGAGTTAGAAACTCTGTAGTCTGTAATTTAGGGATAGCCAATCGTGCTTGATCATCTTTAAGATCACTGTCTGTAAGCTTCTTCTCCAGGATTAATTTGGCATCAGTTACATCTTTAAACTccaaattattggtgttgatgTGTTGACGCAATAATTCCAACACTTGATCATCTGAATGACGACGATCTTGTTGGTTAAAACAAGAGGTTGTTTTTAATTTCTTGGGCCTGGAACGTCTGATGGGCGGATTCTGTGGGAATATGCGAACACCATGGTTGTTGACCATCGAAACCGGAACAGGATTGATGATCTTGTTTtggtcatcatcatcatcagaaGGCCGGTGTGGTTCGGAAAGCAATAATTTTAAGGTGAGATTAGTGCCTTTCATCATGAAACAATGCTTCTTAGGGTTTGGTTTATCTTGAAGATCAATTAGATCAAAAGCCAAGGCATTAGAGCGTTTTTTAACCATAGAGACAGGAACAGAGTTGATATCGATGGTATTGTTTAAGGAATCAGTAGAAGGCTTGTTAGGGTTTTcaggatgaagatgaagatgaagatgagtaGTACAAGTAGAAGAAGGCAAAGGATGAGTGGGATCGACATTGCTGGTCATCATCATAGCTTGATGGTATGCAGCGCGTATTTTCATTAGGATATATTCAGGAAAAGAATATGGATCGAATATAGAGATGAAGTTGATGATTAGGGTTAATTACTTAATTGGTTGATGTGAAGAATGGAATGTATGAATGAATATATATAGGAGTGGAATGATCCTGAAAATTGTTGAATTTCCGAAGAGAAGTAGACTTAGGAAACCAATTCAACTAAGATTGTATCGAATGAAAAGAAGTTGATTGGTGGTCAAGTTTCCAATTTTATGTAAACTTTCCTAAATCAACTCAAGATATTATTAGGGCTAGCTAGTTACCTTAACCAATTACAACTCTAATCCTTACACGTTTTTCCGcgtcccaactcccaacggctactaataatgtaatgtatcgttctctttattttattcattATAATATTTTGATCATAAAccacttttaattaacaaattcgATTTTAGTCATTCAACTTCCACGGTAATCCATCACAACTTCGACTATTTTCAGAAATAACCGATTTTAAATTAGTAATACTATAATCAATTTTATTAAATACTACATCCATTTCAATATATTTTAATATGGTAACCAGACTAGCTAAAAGGTTTACACTAATCCAACTTAAACATAAATAAGTTGTCCTGCATATATACGCACAAACCACATCGACATACTTTTTAAGGAACAATTAGCCCGTTGATCTAGCTATTGTTCTAATTTGAGTCAGAGGAATGATAACGTGTTGTGGAAAAAATTACCACGCCACTTGAGCCAATCAGAATGCAACACGTGGCCTATGTTTTACCTCAAAGTTCTGACTCGAAGAATAGGATGAGTTTTGATGAAGAATAGGgtgagtttcgcgaagaacaggTCGAATCCAAGATGAATGTCacggtggccggaaatcgcctgttGGTGATTTTCTCTCGCTAAAAAGCGCCTTCTTCAGAGCTCAAGTAATTCAAGTAAGTAAAAAGTGAAAATGAGAAAACATTACTcccctatatatagaggggcAAATTTGAAAACCGTGACACTTGTCGGTTGACACTACCAAAATTCATCATGAATACCAAAGGTCAAGAAGCTAGAGATATCTAAAAGATTGTTTTCAGAAATATCCTCCCTGAGGGGTAAATTTTGTGTGAAAAATTATCATGAATACCAAATGGTTGGGGCGATTCCTTTGCTTAAATCCCCATTCATCTgcaaactttctctctcctcccactgAACCAACACCACTCCTCACCGCCGTCATCACCTTCGCCCCCGCTATTGTCGCCAACCTCGGCCCAGAGTTAGACTTCCTCCGTTCACCGTCGATGGCATCGGTGACCCGTTCAACTCTCCAACTCCTCCATTTCCAGTGACGCTTCTTCCAAACTCTCTAAAGATTGGAACCTACCGTTGCTCAAACCCAACAGGCAATTCGCCAAAGAGCTTGAGGAACAGATTTTGAAGCTTGAGCAAATTTAATTGGCAGGCAAGCAACTATGAAAGTCTCTCCTTCATCCTCTTTGCCATTTCTTTTGCAAAAAATACGCattacattaatttttttccttAATATATGGCTGATTAAGAATTATTGTAATTGTTATTGAAGACAAACAAAACCAATGACTCTTCATTATTTAAGAAGAACCCTAATATCATCTCTGTCGTTCAAACATGAATCTTTAAATATCACTAAACTATCCAATTTCCCCCTTTTCTCTACTGTAGTGACCCAATTTGAAAAACCCACTTCTGAAATCCCGAATTATTTGATTACCAACTACAATTTCTCTCACGAAACCGCTTTAAAAACCGCAACTTTTCTAACTCGTTTGAAGGACTTCAAAAAATCCGGTTTAGTTCTTGAATTCTTCGAAAAAATGGATTCTCAATAACCCATTTGGAGTAATTGGTGGTACATGATCCTCGTGTTCTTGTTTCTGATCTTGACTAAGGTATTAGGGTAAAATTCGAAGGAATTTCGGACAGACTTTCTCGGGGAAAGAAGCTTGATGAAATCAAAAGGCTGGTAAATATTATGCTAACAGTATAACTCAATTCAATCAattgcttattgatttcttgtTTGAGCATTTCACTTTTCTTTGATAATTACTGCTATTCTGTTTTAGGTTTAACTTTTAGGttgattaatttgattaattaggtGAACGATTTGCGAAATCACACATCAAACATCCgcacggtggtggtggtttgctAAAGAGGCATGGGAAGATTAAGTATAAGTTATATGGACTTGATTTGTCAAGCTTAGTGTGGAAGGATGTGGCTGATAGGGTTCATGAGGCAGAGGATCGAGGCCATTTCATCTCAAGATGCTAAGCCAATTACTGGGAAATGTAGATTAGTTACTGAGAAAAtaaattgtattttgttgtagaaGATTACTTGAATTACCATTGAAGCcgaatttttgttttttcttaatttgaGAATGTCATCTTGATTCAATTTGTAGTAAGAGATGATCTTCACCATTTTATGATGACTCTGCTCATGGAACTTGGTGACTGTGTTTGGTGTCTGTGATGTAAACTCTAAACTTCCATGATGTCAACAAGTCTAGCCAAACCCCAATTGATTGACCAAGTTTGTTGATTACAGTTTGATAGTGTGTATAGTTTTACCGATTTTAACTAGCTAATTCATTACTTCATTCTTTCAATATTTATAAGCTAGCAACAAGAACATAACGGTTTTATTTTGATCCTTAGGTTTAATAAAACTAGCCATTATAATCAAATTCTGCAATTTAAAAGCAGTTTGGGTATTTAgtgcaaataagtttagaaatgggtgtatattatgcaaaaagtttataaataggtgcatttggtgaattatgagcATGACTTAATGGTGGACTAATGGAATGTGAAGGCAagtgtatttggtgaacagtacggaaacctcaggggtatatTATGCGATTCAAAACAGacgggtgtatttggtgcattaagtgAAACCTTAGGGgaatttcatgaaaaaaatGAACTTCACATTTTAGAAAAGAATTGCAGATAATGCCTTGCGGATATATTATAAATTGAAGTTTCAGATATGGATCCGAGATGGATGCCTTGAAAAAACGGACTCAGAAACCAAGAGGTTCATCTGGGATGTCATTGCTTAGCAGGGAAGGATTCTTATTAATAGGTTACGAGTGTGACAAACAAACGGATAAGTTAGTATTTGTTGACTAGTTAGGCAACTAACTGACATGAACCGTACTAATTGACATAGGTGAAACCAACAACAAGAGCAGCCGACCAATCGACATAGCGACACATCAGTAGACAACAAGAAAGTACAACATCAGGACAGTAGAAGCAGGACAGGAGAAGCAAGAAGAGAGCACACAATGTCGTTGCTGCTAGAAAACAAGAAAAGCATTAAATGTCATATACTCAGCTTTGTATAAATAAGAAGAAAGGCAGAGA
This Spinacia oleracea cultivar Varoflay chromosome 6, BTI_SOV_V1, whole genome shotgun sequence DNA region includes the following protein-coding sequences:
- the LOC130464190 gene encoding uncharacterized protein; this encodes MKIRAAYHQAMMMTSNVDPTHPLPSSTCTTHLHLHLHPENPNKPSTDSLNNTIDINSVPVSMVKKRSNALAFDLIDLQDKPNPKKHCFMMKGTNLTLKLLLSEPHRPSDDDDDQNKIINPVPVSMVNNHGVRIFPQNPPIRRSRPKKLKTTSCFNQQDRRHSDDQVLELLRQHINTNNLEFKDVTDAKLILEKKLTDSDLKDDQARLAIPKLQTTEFLTPDEETFLATKIDVNKNNKIDVKVIMESSVYNMCLSRWNYGNNNSNWKYVLKNEWKKLKMDKDLKAGDTIRIVSFRSEKRLNFVILGPKRPIKLQDGSCFKLFGTIMETSPWW